One genomic window of Polyangium aurulentum includes the following:
- a CDS encoding PaaI family thioesterase, whose amino-acid sequence MPDLDPNPFGENHPCFGCAPEHPIGFRLSFAREGDEIVTRFVPGDQYQGPPGIMHGGLVTTLADEIAAWTVIGLLEKFGFTASLSARLARPVRIGVEVEGRGKIEEESSRIVKIAVRLAQNGVDAFTGSFTFALLDRAGAERVLGGPLPASWQRFAR is encoded by the coding sequence ATGCCCGATCTCGACCCCAATCCTTTCGGCGAGAATCACCCCTGCTTCGGCTGCGCCCCCGAGCACCCCATCGGCTTTCGCCTCAGCTTCGCCCGCGAGGGAGACGAGATCGTCACCCGGTTTGTCCCTGGAGACCAATACCAGGGGCCGCCGGGCATCATGCACGGCGGGCTCGTCACGACGCTCGCCGACGAGATCGCGGCCTGGACGGTCATCGGGCTGCTCGAGAAGTTCGGCTTCACGGCCTCGCTCTCGGCGCGCCTCGCGCGTCCGGTACGCATCGGCGTCGAGGTCGAGGGGCGGGGCAAGATCGAGGAGGAGTCGTCGCGCATCGTCAAGATCGCGGTGCGCCTCGCGCAGAACGGCGTGGACGCCTTCACCGGCAGCTTCACGTTCGCCCTGCTCGACCGCGCGGGGGCCGAGCGCGTGCTCGGCGGCCCGCTGCCCGCGTCGTGGCAGCGCTTCGCCCGCTGA
- a CDS encoding DUF488 family protein: MRAEPTIYTIGHGTRATEELVETLGSVGAGRLFDVRRFPGSRRNPQFGRDALAASLPPLGVEYVWWGDELGGRRQAKKPSRHPALEDPGFRGYADYMDEPAFAQALARLLDEARRGGPLAIMCAEVDWHRCHRRLIADALTLGGVPVVHLLSPTSHVPHRLTRGLRAGEDGRPVYDVEQTGDLFGGR, encoded by the coding sequence ATGCGCGCCGAGCCCACGATCTACACCATCGGCCACGGTACGCGCGCCACCGAGGAGCTCGTGGAGACGCTCGGCTCGGTCGGCGCCGGGCGGCTCTTCGATGTCCGGCGTTTTCCCGGCTCGCGCCGCAATCCACAGTTTGGCCGGGACGCCCTCGCCGCCTCGCTCCCGCCGCTCGGCGTCGAATACGTCTGGTGGGGCGACGAGCTCGGCGGGCGGCGTCAGGCGAAGAAGCCGTCGCGCCACCCCGCGCTCGAGGATCCTGGTTTTCGCGGGTACGCCGATTACATGGACGAGCCCGCCTTCGCGCAAGCCCTCGCGCGGCTGCTCGACGAGGCCAGGCGCGGCGGGCCGCTCGCCATCATGTGCGCCGAGGTCGACTGGCATCGCTGCCACCGGCGGCTCATCGCGGACGCGCTCACGCTCGGCGGCGTCCCCGTCGTGCACCTGCTCTCCCCGACGTCACACGTCCCGCACCGCCTCACGCGCGGCTTGCGGGCTGGCGAGGACGGGCGCCCGGTGTACGACGTCGAGCAAACGGGGGATCTGTTCGGCGGCCGCTGA
- a CDS encoding M3 family metallopeptidase yields the protein MSRAGATGKTASEFDREYLDVHVRKEDLYWTTYMGTNANPAAFEEAEGAYKAYVSDPQRIDEVRAALAALAESGARGPDADEERTNLEGWLRFFGANAIESAEARRMQDDLIVLESRMQQARAALELRHRDGSGKEHRGSTNVLATNLSASPDETVRRTSHEALLELERWVLEHGFLELVRRRNAFARELGFPDFFAYKTRKNEDMSVEELFAVLDEFEALTRARCFGELKRLSQQKGPDSALAHNLRYAIRGDAERAIDPYLPFEKALQAWAQTFHRLGIRYRGATLTLDLLDRAGKYENGFMHGPEPSYLRGGVWHPARLNFTSNATPNQVGSGRGGLETLLHEGGHAAHFSNVLQGSPCFSHEYPPLSMALAEMQSMFCDALLGDGDWLQGYAKDREGRPAPDEVIRALVVAKHPFMAFAERSILVVPVFERRLYALESESLTPERVLSLARACEQEILGISPAPRPVLTLPHLVSMDSACAYHGYLLAHMAVYQARAFFLERDGFIADNPRIGPELAERCWAPGNSVSYGEAVRRLVGEGPSGRHLADVCNRSTDDFWADHARRMQARAARAVPADSEPYELDARLRIVHGAETIATNEAGMEKLFDDFEAYITRQYPR from the coding sequence ATGTCACGCGCTGGCGCCACGGGTAAGACCGCATCGGAATTCGATCGCGAGTATCTCGACGTCCACGTCAGGAAAGAGGACCTGTACTGGACGACCTACATGGGGACGAACGCCAACCCGGCCGCGTTCGAGGAGGCGGAGGGCGCGTACAAGGCGTACGTCTCGGATCCGCAGCGCATCGACGAGGTGCGCGCGGCGCTCGCGGCGCTCGCGGAGAGCGGGGCGCGCGGACCCGACGCGGACGAGGAGCGGACGAACCTCGAGGGCTGGCTCCGGTTCTTCGGCGCGAACGCGATCGAGAGCGCCGAGGCGCGCCGGATGCAGGACGACCTCATCGTGCTCGAGAGCCGTATGCAGCAGGCGCGCGCGGCGCTCGAGCTGCGTCATCGCGACGGGAGCGGCAAGGAGCACCGCGGCTCGACGAACGTCCTCGCGACGAACCTGTCGGCAAGTCCGGACGAGACCGTGCGCCGCACCTCGCACGAGGCGCTGCTCGAGCTCGAGCGGTGGGTCCTCGAGCACGGGTTCCTCGAGCTGGTGCGCCGGCGCAACGCCTTTGCCCGCGAGCTCGGCTTCCCCGATTTCTTCGCGTACAAGACGCGCAAGAACGAGGACATGTCGGTCGAGGAGCTGTTCGCGGTCCTCGACGAGTTCGAGGCGCTGACGCGGGCGCGCTGCTTCGGCGAGCTGAAGCGGCTCTCGCAGCAGAAGGGCCCCGACAGCGCGCTCGCGCACAACCTGCGCTATGCGATCCGGGGCGACGCCGAGCGGGCGATCGATCCCTATCTGCCTTTCGAGAAGGCGCTGCAAGCATGGGCGCAGACCTTCCACCGGCTCGGCATTCGATACCGCGGCGCGACGCTCACGCTCGACCTGCTCGACCGGGCGGGTAAATACGAAAATGGCTTCATGCACGGGCCCGAGCCGAGCTACCTGCGGGGGGGCGTGTGGCACCCGGCGCGGCTGAATTTCACCTCGAATGCCACGCCGAACCAGGTGGGCAGCGGGCGCGGAGGGCTCGAGACGCTGCTGCACGAGGGCGGGCACGCGGCGCATTTCTCGAATGTGCTGCAGGGCTCGCCGTGTTTTTCGCACGAGTACCCGCCGCTGTCGATGGCGCTCGCCGAGATGCAATCGATGTTCTGCGACGCCTTGCTCGGCGACGGCGACTGGCTTCAGGGCTATGCGAAGGACCGCGAGGGCAGGCCCGCGCCCGACGAGGTGATCCGCGCGCTCGTGGTCGCCAAGCACCCGTTCATGGCCTTCGCCGAGCGGTCGATCCTGGTCGTGCCGGTCTTCGAGCGGCGGCTCTACGCGCTCGAGAGCGAGAGCCTCACGCCCGAGCGCGTGCTCTCCCTCGCGCGCGCGTGCGAGCAGGAGATCCTGGGCATTTCACCCGCGCCGAGGCCGGTCTTGACCCTGCCGCACCTCGTCTCCATGGATTCGGCCTGCGCGTACCACGGCTATCTGCTCGCGCACATGGCGGTGTACCAGGCGCGCGCGTTCTTTCTCGAGCGCGACGGGTTCATCGCGGACAACCCGCGCATCGGCCCGGAGCTCGCCGAGCGCTGCTGGGCGCCCGGCAATTCGGTGAGCTATGGCGAGGCGGTGCGGCGCCTCGTGGGCGAGGGCCCGAGCGGGCGGCACCTCGCCGACGTCTGCAATCGCAGCACCGACGACTTCTGGGCCGATCACGCCCGGCGCATGCAGGCCCGGGCCGCGCGCGCCGTGCCCGCCGACAGCGAGCCTTACGAGCTCGACGCGCGCCTGCGAATCGTGCACGGCGCCGAGACGATCGCCACGAACGAGGCGGGCATGGAGAAGCTCTTCGACGATTTCGAGGCGTACATCACGCGGCAGTATCCGCGGTGA
- a CDS encoding 2'-deoxycytidine 5'-triphosphate deaminase, giving the protein MTKAKTSGVLPIQRLRELAHSGAIVAQRPLEPGQLQPNSLDLRLGAKAYRTRCSFLPVSGPMSKLLSRYKLYEVDLEDGHVFECNQTYLIPLEEDLALPDQVWGLTNPKSSAGRLDMLARVITEEGHVFDTIPQGYRGKLYLDLMTRSFPIRLRRGDSIVQIRLLVGGKDAIVGDDELVELIDRHQMVLDERGIPIAAKNLRIDDGVLLGVRLADEENATTIAYSSKKATPIVDFSRRDHPVRPFWNYIHASGDPIILEPEAFYIFSSSERVRIPPELCAEMVAFDVKSGEVRTHYAGFFDSGFGVEGSGSHVVLEVRNRDMPFLVQNGQKLFRLRYFWNTEEPEVLYGSPLASHYQGQVLRLAKQFKSTRDEPRTQLGLWED; this is encoded by the coding sequence ATGACCAAGGCAAAGACGTCGGGCGTCCTGCCGATCCAGAGGCTGCGCGAACTCGCCCACAGCGGCGCCATCGTCGCGCAGCGTCCGCTCGAGCCCGGACAGCTCCAGCCGAACAGCCTCGATTTGCGGCTCGGCGCGAAGGCCTACCGCACGCGGTGCAGCTTCCTGCCCGTCAGCGGGCCGATGAGCAAGCTCCTCTCGCGCTACAAGCTCTACGAGGTCGACCTCGAGGACGGGCACGTCTTCGAGTGCAACCAGACCTATCTCATCCCGCTCGAGGAAGACCTCGCCCTGCCCGATCAGGTCTGGGGTCTGACCAATCCGAAGAGCTCTGCGGGCCGGCTCGACATGCTCGCGCGCGTGATCACCGAGGAGGGGCATGTCTTCGACACGATCCCGCAGGGCTATCGCGGCAAGCTCTACCTCGACCTGATGACGCGCTCGTTCCCGATCCGCCTGCGGCGCGGCGACTCGATCGTGCAGATCCGGCTCCTCGTCGGGGGCAAGGACGCCATCGTCGGCGACGACGAGCTCGTCGAGCTCATCGATCGACATCAGATGGTCCTCGACGAGCGCGGCATTCCCATCGCCGCGAAGAACCTGCGGATCGACGACGGCGTGCTGCTCGGCGTGCGCCTCGCCGACGAGGAGAACGCCACCACCATCGCCTACTCGTCGAAGAAAGCGACGCCCATCGTCGACTTCTCGCGGCGCGATCATCCCGTCAGGCCCTTCTGGAATTACATCCACGCCTCGGGCGATCCGATCATCCTCGAGCCCGAGGCCTTCTACATCTTCTCGTCGTCGGAGCGCGTGCGCATCCCGCCCGAGCTGTGCGCGGAGATGGTGGCGTTCGACGTGAAGAGCGGCGAGGTTCGCACCCACTACGCCGGCTTCTTCGACAGCGGCTTCGGGGTGGAGGGCAGCGGCTCGCACGTGGTGCTCGAGGTGCGCAACCGCGACATGCCGTTCCTCGTTCAAAACGGCCAGAAATTATTCAGGCTGCGGTATTTCTGGAACACCGAAGAGCCCGAGGTCCTCTACGGCTCGCCGCTCGCGTCGCATTACCAGGGCCAGGTTTTGCGCCTCGCCAAGCAGTTCAAGTCGACGCGCGACGAGCCGCGGACGCAGCTCGGGCTCTGGGAAGATTGA
- a CDS encoding Maf family protein, protein MKPLVLASTSRFRRALLDRLGLPYEAKRPDFEEIAPEGMAPADVARAFAEGKARSVEALPGQWVIGADQVPEIEGRALRKAESLDDCRAQLAQLAGCTHALHTAVVLWSPATGVMLGEMVTVELTMRALDAAAIARYVELDRPVGSAGGYFFEGRGICLFDDVRGGDESAIVGLPLVALCRLLRKAGLEPLGLME, encoded by the coding sequence ATGAAGCCGCTCGTGCTCGCGTCGACCTCCCGCTTCCGCCGCGCCCTGCTCGATCGCCTCGGCCTGCCCTACGAGGCCAAACGCCCCGATTTCGAGGAGATCGCGCCCGAGGGCATGGCCCCCGCGGACGTCGCGCGCGCGTTCGCTGAGGGCAAGGCGCGGAGCGTCGAGGCGCTCCCCGGACAGTGGGTGATCGGCGCCGATCAGGTGCCCGAGATCGAGGGCCGCGCGCTGCGCAAGGCCGAGAGCCTCGACGACTGCCGCGCGCAGCTCGCCCAGCTCGCAGGTTGCACGCACGCGCTGCACACGGCCGTCGTCCTGTGGTCGCCGGCGACCGGCGTGATGCTCGGCGAGATGGTCACGGTCGAGCTGACCATGCGGGCGCTCGATGCGGCGGCGATCGCGCGGTACGTGGAGCTCGACCGCCCGGTCGGCAGCGCGGGCGGCTACTTCTTCGAAGGTCGCGGCATCTGCCTCTTCGACGACGTGCGCGGCGGCGACGAGTCCGCCATCGTGGGCCTGCCGCTCGTCGCGCTTTGTCGCCTGCTGCGCAAGGCAGGGCTAGAGCCGCTCGGCCTGATGGAGTAA
- a CDS encoding MATE family efflux transporter encodes MNAPAHAPTLRKLLDLAWPIIISRSAQTVIGFCDAAMVARLGEDALAATTAGALNVYAVFILPMGISSIVASFVSQLHGRGDHTGARRYGFYGLIVAALAQILCLGVMLAAPYFFAQLEFTPAVRTLLVQYSVVRLWSGGAAIGLEALANYYGGLGNTRLPMAAQVLAMVLNVVLCWVFIYGNLGAPALGVAGSALAGTIATCIAFVALLGCFLAGYGVEKAPRSPLRGSELWRVLRYGLPAGLNWFVEFSAFNFFINVVIAGLGTTTVAALMAAMQVNSIAFMPAFGIASAGAILVGHALGAKEQGAVPPTVWLTMRVAGGWMGLIGLIYLLFSHFVMLPFAPPGPERAAFLAISAKVLGLSIAWQLVDAAALTFAESLRAAGDTSFPMWARVVIAWLVFVPGSYVSVRMYDGGMNMAVFWLVAYMGLLALVLWLRFRSGVWRSLDLAGSSEMPPI; translated from the coding sequence ATGAACGCCCCGGCGCACGCCCCCACCCTGCGCAAGCTCCTCGATCTCGCGTGGCCGATCATCATCTCGCGCTCGGCGCAGACGGTCATCGGCTTCTGTGACGCGGCCATGGTGGCGCGCCTCGGCGAGGACGCGCTCGCCGCGACCACGGCAGGCGCCCTCAACGTCTACGCCGTGTTCATCCTGCCGATGGGCATAAGCTCCATCGTCGCGAGCTTCGTGTCGCAGCTCCATGGCCGCGGCGATCACACGGGCGCGCGTCGTTACGGCTTCTACGGGCTCATCGTGGCCGCGCTCGCGCAGATCCTCTGCTTAGGCGTGATGCTCGCGGCGCCGTACTTCTTCGCGCAGCTCGAGTTCACGCCCGCGGTGCGGACGCTGCTCGTGCAGTACTCCGTCGTGCGGCTCTGGTCGGGCGGCGCGGCGATCGGCCTGGAGGCGCTCGCGAACTACTACGGCGGCCTCGGCAACACGCGGCTGCCCATGGCGGCGCAGGTCCTCGCCATGGTCCTCAACGTCGTGCTCTGCTGGGTGTTCATCTACGGCAACCTGGGCGCGCCCGCGCTCGGCGTCGCTGGCTCCGCGCTCGCGGGCACGATCGCCACCTGCATCGCGTTCGTCGCCCTGCTCGGCTGTTTCCTCGCGGGTTACGGCGTGGAGAAGGCGCCGCGCTCTCCGCTCCGTGGCAGCGAGCTGTGGCGCGTGCTGCGCTACGGGCTGCCCGCTGGCCTCAACTGGTTCGTCGAGTTCTCCGCGTTCAACTTCTTCATCAACGTCGTGATCGCCGGCCTCGGCACGACCACCGTGGCCGCGCTGATGGCCGCCATGCAGGTCAACAGCATCGCGTTCATGCCCGCGTTCGGCATCGCGAGCGCAGGTGCGATCCTCGTCGGTCACGCGCTCGGCGCCAAGGAGCAGGGCGCCGTACCGCCCACGGTCTGGCTCACGATGCGCGTGGCGGGCGGGTGGATGGGGCTCATCGGGCTCATCTACCTGCTCTTCTCGCACTTCGTCATGCTCCCGTTCGCGCCGCCCGGGCCCGAGCGCGCGGCCTTCCTCGCGATCTCGGCGAAGGTGCTCGGTCTGTCGATCGCGTGGCAGCTCGTCGACGCGGCCGCGCTGACCTTCGCCGAGTCGCTGCGCGCGGCAGGCGATACGTCGTTCCCCATGTGGGCCCGCGTCGTGATCGCCTGGCTCGTGTTCGTCCCTGGCTCCTACGTCAGCGTGCGCATGTACGACGGCGGCATGAACATGGCCGTCTTCTGGCTCGTGGCCTACATGGGCCTGCTCGCGCTCGTGCTCTGGCTGCGCTTCAGGAGCGGCGTCTGGCGCTCGCTCGACCTCGCCGGCTCCTCGGAGATGCCGCCGATTTGA
- a CDS encoding ATP-grasp domain-containing protein has translation MPSPRIALATSAELPDLDGDSRLLLPSLERAGIASTCLVWDDPAARWEEMDMVLVRSTWDYWNGAGRRDAFVAWAERVGAKVPFWNAPEVIRWNTEKSYLRDLEARGAPVVPTLWLGPEERAANVLARGLDEGWSEVVIKPAVSAGSEGALRIDLTRDRAGAEAHAEALAPRGVVMVQPFLRSIAQEGELSIIFFEGEAIHAVRKVPRSGDYRSQPEFGSVVGRAEVTDEARRVAESVLTIAESSFLYARVDLVRGLDGALRLIELEVTEPCLYLGWEEGAADRLAAAIARRLRG, from the coding sequence ATGCCCTCTCCCCGCATCGCGCTCGCGACCTCCGCCGAGCTGCCCGACCTCGACGGCGACAGCCGCCTGCTCCTTCCGTCCCTCGAGCGCGCGGGCATCGCGTCCACATGTCTCGTCTGGGACGACCCGGCTGCGCGCTGGGAGGAGATGGACATGGTGCTCGTGCGCTCGACCTGGGACTACTGGAACGGAGCGGGGCGACGCGATGCGTTCGTGGCCTGGGCCGAGCGCGTGGGAGCGAAGGTTCCGTTCTGGAACGCGCCCGAGGTCATTCGTTGGAACACCGAGAAATCGTACCTGCGCGACCTCGAGGCGCGCGGGGCGCCCGTCGTGCCGACGCTGTGGCTCGGGCCTGAAGAGCGCGCGGCGAACGTCCTCGCGCGCGGGCTGGACGAGGGCTGGTCCGAGGTCGTGATCAAGCCGGCCGTGTCCGCGGGATCGGAAGGGGCGCTCCGGATCGATCTCACGCGCGATCGCGCCGGCGCCGAGGCGCACGCGGAAGCGCTCGCGCCGCGCGGCGTGGTCATGGTGCAGCCGTTCTTGCGCTCGATCGCGCAGGAGGGCGAGCTGTCGATCATCTTCTTCGAGGGCGAGGCGATCCACGCCGTGCGCAAGGTGCCGCGCTCGGGCGACTACCGCTCCCAACCCGAGTTCGGCAGCGTGGTTGGGCGCGCGGAGGTGACGGACGAGGCGCGCAGGGTGGCCGAGTCTGTTTTGACAATCGCGGAAAGCTCGTTCCTCTACGCGCGGGTCGACCTCGTGCGCGGGCTCGATGGAGCGCTGCGCTTGATCGAGCTCGAGGTCACCGAGCCGTGCCTGTATCTCGGCTGGGAAGAGGGCGCGGCGGACAGGTTGGCCGCGGCGATCGCGCGGCGGCTCCGCGGCTGA
- a CDS encoding RNA polymerase sigma factor, producing MTVDLRLVAARVAGGDATAFRPIVEHTRAPLYRLAARLVGNLADAEDALQEAYASAFRALADGRYDGRSKLETWLYRIVTNACVDLLRKRRERPDEGQREPRFDGLVRAEARVALRELDALLAGLQPLDRAALVLVTVEGMSAKEAADALGCSEGSLEQRLVRARATLRTKTDEREVDDG from the coding sequence ATGACCGTCGATCTGAGGCTCGTCGCAGCGCGTGTGGCCGGAGGGGATGCGACGGCATTCCGGCCCATCGTCGAACACACGCGCGCGCCGCTCTACCGGCTCGCGGCGCGCCTCGTCGGCAACCTCGCCGACGCCGAGGACGCCCTGCAGGAGGCCTACGCGAGCGCGTTCCGCGCGCTCGCCGACGGTCGCTACGATGGTCGCTCGAAGCTCGAGACGTGGCTGTATCGAATCGTGACCAACGCGTGCGTGGATCTTCTGCGCAAGCGTCGCGAGCGCCCCGACGAAGGGCAGCGCGAGCCGCGGTTCGACGGCCTCGTGCGGGCGGAGGCGCGCGTGGCGCTGCGCGAGCTCGACGCGCTGCTCGCCGGCCTGCAGCCGCTCGATCGTGCGGCGCTCGTGCTGGTGACGGTGGAAGGGATGTCGGCGAAAGAGGCGGCCGACGCGCTCGGGTGCAGCGAGGGATCGCTCGAGCAGCGCCTCGTGCGGGCGCGGGCTACACTCCGCACGAAGACCGACGAGCGGGAGGTGGACGATGGCTGA
- a CDS encoding Spy/CpxP family protein refolding chaperone codes for MMKPRSLKLFASIALVAAFASAGCATTGPLSESDEEVASASEAASEGKRGHEGREGKFGHPRGGHELLFVALKELDLSAEQRKTIEGAIEKLGDKEPGGMAAVHKALADGVRAGKIDEAAVKAKMGEIEQKASARRADAAKALETLHATLTPEQRDELVSHIEERMQKHPRMMGGRDKGDHERRGPMGARGPQGRGGEKGAMHGPMGHLLRGLDLREEQRTAIASKLEAQRPDKPSREEMEKKHEEMRARAEATLRAFRSDKFDAEAALPEKMGEGHIGHLVTALGAIVPVLDEGQRAELAKRLEEGPRHPHMGGRGRGKRGEAHEAPAAR; via the coding sequence ATGATGAAGCCCCGTTCCCTGAAGCTTTTCGCGTCCATCGCCCTCGTCGCCGCCTTTGCCTCCGCCGGTTGCGCAACGACGGGACCGCTCTCCGAGAGCGACGAAGAGGTCGCATCGGCTTCGGAGGCAGCATCGGAAGGCAAGCGCGGCCACGAGGGACGCGAAGGGAAGTTCGGCCATCCGCGCGGCGGCCACGAGCTGCTGTTCGTGGCCCTGAAGGAGCTCGACCTGTCGGCCGAGCAGCGCAAGACGATCGAAGGCGCGATCGAGAAGCTCGGCGACAAGGAGCCGGGCGGCATGGCGGCGGTCCACAAGGCGCTGGCCGACGGCGTGCGCGCGGGCAAGATCGACGAGGCCGCCGTGAAGGCGAAGATGGGCGAGATCGAGCAGAAGGCGAGCGCCCGGCGCGCCGACGCCGCCAAGGCCCTCGAGACGCTGCACGCGACGCTCACGCCCGAGCAGCGCGACGAGCTCGTCAGCCACATCGAGGAGCGGATGCAAAAGCACCCGCGAATGATGGGCGGGCGCGACAAGGGCGATCACGAGCGGCGCGGGCCGATGGGCGCGCGAGGGCCGCAGGGGCGCGGCGGTGAGAAGGGCGCGATGCACGGCCCGATGGGGCACCTCTTGCGCGGGCTCGATCTGCGCGAGGAGCAGCGGACGGCGATCGCGTCGAAGCTCGAGGCGCAGAGGCCGGACAAGCCGAGCCGCGAGGAGATGGAGAAGAAGCACGAGGAGATGCGCGCGCGCGCCGAGGCCACGCTCCGCGCCTTCCGCAGCGACAAGTTCGACGCGGAGGCGGCCCTGCCCGAGAAGATGGGCGAAGGGCACATCGGCCACCTCGTGACGGCGCTCGGCGCGATCGTGCCGGTGCTCGACGAGGGCCAGCGCGCCGAGCTCGCCAAGCGACTCGAAGAGGGCCCGCGGCACCCGCACATGGGCGGGCGCGGTCGAGGCAAGCGCGGCGAGGCGCACGAGGCGCCGGCCGCCCGGTAA